Proteins encoded by one window of Nasonia vitripennis strain AsymCx chromosome 5, Nvit_psr_1.1, whole genome shotgun sequence:
- the LOC100121137 gene encoding PTB domain-containing engulfment adapter protein 1, whose translation MRNSTLLKWAQNSANNKNQPTKNGGTGRNWIHPPDALQKGHIAYLVKYLGSTDVEQPKGIEVVKDAICKLKFNQQIKKSEGTKTPKVELTISIDGVAIQEPKTKTSPKRIMHQYPLHRISYCADDKGEKKFFSFIAKEEDAERHTCFVFVSDKLAEEITLTIGQAFDLAYRRFLETSGKDLEAQRRAMVLQQKIKRLEHENNVYRQRLQDIATIKGSADISSYLAQHDIPDILHVPDSSSSSATPAKESSIPRVNGSAGKLFINNSTADTNGNASNGGQQPPPVPPRSFEKSFDDNFMGSEPSSPQNSTGGSNKGEGLLIDEFDEEDFNPRAFETSSNGITNHLSNNNTSNGQITAGDIFTQTNGMNSPPLLAPPPKAKDSRRQNGVKEDLFGSVPFNPAPNFIKSDFKDPFEMGEFGASTVHSPTHQELENAIGLLDKRLSEMKDGFSRGLSIGTDDFSLESLDPLRN comes from the exons ATGAGGAACTCCACACTGCTCAAGTGGGCACAGAACTCGGCCAACAATAAAAACCAGCCAACTAAAAACGGAG GTACCGGCAGAAACTGGATACACCCACCGGACGCTCTCCAGAAAGGCCACATCGCTTACCTAGTCAAG TATCTCGGCAGCACCGACGTTGAGCAGCCGAAGGGAATCGAAGTCGTGAAAGATGCGATCTGTAAGCTCAAGTTCAATCAACAAATCAAGAAGAGCGAGGGTACGAAGACGCCGAAAGTTGAGCTGACTATCAGCATCGACGGCGTTGCCATTCAAGAACCAAAAACTAAGACGTCTCCAAAG CGAATCATGCACCAGTATCCCCTGCACCGGATCTCGTACTGCGCGGACGACAAGGGCGAGAAGAAGTTCTTCAGTTTCATAGCCAAAGAGGAGGACGCGGAGCGGCACACGTGCTTCGTCTTCGTGAGCGACAAGCTCGCCGAGGAGATAACGCTGACGATCGGCCAGGCGTTCGATCTCGCCTACAGGCGCTTCCTCGAGACGTCAGGCAAGGACCTCGAGGCCCAGAGGCGCGCTATGGTTCTCCAGCAGAAGATAAAGCGGCTCGAGCACGAGAACAACGTCTACCGCCAGCGGCTCCAGGACATCGCCACCATCAAGGGATCG GCCGACATAAGCTCGTACCTCGCGCAGCACGATATCCCGGACATCCTGCACGTCCCCGACAGCTCGTCCTCGTCGGCGACGCCCGCGAAGGAGAGCAGCATCCCACGGGTCAACGGTAGCGCTGGTAAGCTCTTCATCAACAACTCGACCGCCGACACCAACGGCAACGCTTCGAACGGCGGTCAGCAGCCTCCGCCGGTTCCGCCCAGGAGCTTCGAGAAGTCCTTCGACGACAACTTCATGGG AAGCGAGCCCTCGTCGCCCCAGAACTCGACCGGCGGATCGAACAAGGGCGAGGGACTCCTGATCGACGAGTTCGACGAGGAGGACTTCAACCCCCGAGCTTTCGAGACATCGTCCAACGGAATAACCAATCATCTGTCCAACAACAACACGTCCAACGGCCAGATCACCGCGGGGGACATTTTCACGCAGACGAACGGAATGAATTCTCCTCCGCTGC TGGCTCCACCGCCCAAGGCTAAGGACTCGAGGAGGCAGAACGGAGTGAAGGAGGACTTGTTTGGAAGCGTCCCGTTCAATCCGGCGCCCAACTTCATCAAAAGCGACTTCAAAGACCCCTTCGAAATGGGAGAGTTCGGCGCGTCCACAGTTCACTCGCCCACGCATCAGGAACTCGAAAACGCCATTGGCCTTCTGGACAAGAGACTATCGGAGATGAAG GACGGCTTCAGTCGGGGTCTGTCGATTGGAACGGACGACTTCTCCCTGGAGAGCCTGGATCCGTTGCGAAACTAA